A window of Candidatus Methanomethylophilaceae archaeon genomic DNA:
TCGATGGATGGGATACATTACAGTGCCAGAGCCCCATTAAGAATAGGTTTGGCGGGAGGAGGAACGGACGTTGACCCCTATGCTACCGAAAAAGGCGGCGTAGTCTTCAACGCTACGATTAATAAGTACACCTATTGCACGCTTATTCCTAGGGCCGATGGCAAGAGGACTGCCAGATCATCATTTTACGGCAATTTCAGAGCCGATCTGGCGAATGGCCCATTCGTTCTCGATGGGAACCTTGACATAGTGAACGTGGTTGCCGATCATTTCGGCATAGACAGCGGATTCGACGCCATAATGCAATCGGAAGTGCCGCCCGGATCTGGCCTCGGGGGATCTTCCACCGTCATGGTATCCATAATCTCCGCTTTCTCCGAATGGACCGGCCACAGGATCTCCGCAAAGGACATGGCAAAGCTGGCGTTCGATCTCGAGAGGAAGAAGCTCGGGTTAAAAGGCGGCCGCCAGGATCAATACGCTGCCGTCTTCGGCGGATTCAATCTGATGAAATTCAACGGCGACAACGCTGAAATAGAGAGCGTGCGCGTCGGCAAGGACGTGGTGGACGAGCTCCAAGCCCGCACCCTTCTCTGCTACACCGGGGCGACCCGCAGTTCCGGAGACATAATCGATTCCCAGATGAAAGCGTTCGTCAAAGGGGACAACGAAAAGGCTCTGGACGAATCCAAAAGGATCGCATCTGAGATGGCCAATGCCATCGGCAGGGGAGAAATCACCCTCGCAGGAAAGCTTCTCCGCGAGTCATGGCAGTTCAAGAAGCAGTTCTCCAACAAAATCTCTAACAGCACGATCGATTCCATGTACGAATCGGCCCTGAAAGCGGGCGCCATAGGCGGCAAAGTCTCCGGCGCGGGCGGAGGGGGATTCATGTTCTTCATATGCGATTACGACCGCAAGTATAAGGTCGCAGAAGCCCTGCAGGATGCTAACGAGAAGGCCATCGTCACGGATTTCATGTTCGAGCCGCACGGTGCGACTTCTTGGAGGTATCCG
This region includes:
- a CDS encoding kinase produces the protein MDGIHYSARAPLRIGLAGGGTDVDPYATEKGGVVFNATINKYTYCTLIPRADGKRTARSSFYGNFRADLANGPFVLDGNLDIVNVVADHFGIDSGFDAIMQSEVPPGSGLGGSSTVMVSIISAFSEWTGHRISAKDMAKLAFDLERKKLGLKGGRQDQYAAVFGGFNLMKFNGDNAEIESVRVGKDVVDELQARTLLCYTGATRSSGDIIDSQMKAFVKGDNEKALDESKRIASEMANAIGRGEITLAGKLLRESWQFKKQFSNKISNSTIDSMYESALKAGAIGGKVSGAGGGGFMFFICDYDRKYKVAEALQDANEKAIVTDFMFEPHGATSWRYPNE